The following proteins are encoded in a genomic region of Nocardioides renjunii:
- a CDS encoding ABC transporter permease, translating to MFAYVVKRLISGVLVVTLVSMAIFLLFWYGPSSPAQPICDRETSNRCTSERLDVYEETLGYNNPVYEEYGKFAAGVFVGRTLTIASNEYECAAPCLGVSFRTKQPVKEELVARMPATFSVAIGGAFLYLLFGVPIGVAAARRRGTVADKALVSSFLFISSIPYYLFALLTWLYLTIRFEIPLFSDTGYFSPITDGPWAWFSGLFLAWIALGIFGCTQYTRFTRGAMVEALSEDYIRTAKSKGLPARTIVYKHGLRAALVPVVTIFGIDFGTLLAGTIFTERIFEIQGIGWWSLEAVQGRDLPVVMATALFSAVVLIIANLLVDIIYSVLDPRVRLS from the coding sequence ATGTTCGCGTATGTCGTGAAGCGGCTGATCTCGGGAGTCCTCGTCGTGACGCTGGTCTCGATGGCGATCTTCCTGCTGTTCTGGTACGGACCGTCGAGTCCTGCGCAGCCGATCTGTGACCGCGAGACCAGCAACCGCTGCACCAGCGAGCGGCTCGACGTCTACGAGGAGACCCTGGGCTACAACAACCCGGTCTACGAGGAGTACGGCAAGTTCGCCGCCGGCGTCTTCGTGGGCCGGACCCTGACGATCGCCTCCAACGAGTACGAGTGCGCCGCGCCCTGCCTGGGCGTCAGCTTCCGCACCAAGCAGCCGGTCAAGGAGGAGCTGGTCGCGCGCATGCCCGCGACCTTCTCCGTGGCCATCGGCGGTGCGTTCCTCTACCTGCTCTTCGGCGTCCCCATCGGCGTGGCAGCGGCCCGGCGCCGCGGCACCGTGGCCGACAAGGCCCTCGTCTCGAGCTTCCTGTTCATCAGCTCGATCCCCTACTACCTCTTCGCCCTGCTGACCTGGCTCTACCTCACGATCAGGTTCGAGATCCCGCTGTTCAGCGACACGGGCTACTTCTCACCGATCACCGACGGGCCGTGGGCCTGGTTCAGCGGGCTCTTCCTGGCCTGGATCGCGCTCGGCATCTTCGGGTGCACCCAGTACACCCGGTTCACCCGCGGCGCGATGGTCGAGGCGCTGTCCGAGGACTACATCCGCACGGCGAAGTCCAAGGGCCTGCCGGCACGCACGATCGTCTACAAGCACGGCCTGCGCGCCGCCCTGGTGCCGGTCGTGACGATCTTCGGCATCGACTTCGGCACCCTGCTCGCCGGCACGATCTTCACCGAACGGATCTTCGAGATCCAGGGCATCGGCTGGTGGAGCCTCGAGGCCGTTCAAGGCAGGGACCTCCCGGTGGTGATGGCGACCGCGCTGTTCAGCGCGGTGGTCCTCATCATCGCCAACCTGCTCGTGGACATCATCTACAGCGTGCTCGACCCGAGGGTGAGGCTTTCGTGA